From a region of the Hymenobacter jejuensis genome:
- the fucP gene encoding L-fucose:H+ symporter permease: MHSAATTATVDHSTRAAFTEKRYLITLAFVTSLFLLWGVAITMGDVLNRHFQNVLHVSKAQSGLVQFSIFGAYAVMGIPAGLFMKRFGYKNGVLLGLALYATGAFLFVPAANADSFAFFRGALFVLACGLATLEAVAHPFVAGLGDPRTSDQRINFAQSFNGLGAVLGPLIGGYFILRAGQAHSNDLESVKLLYQIIGSVILFIAVAFFFVKVPPVQDAHAPVVPGAEAGGYAEAPPLADQPRGKTLWHYPHFVWAVVAQFFCVAAQGGTWAFFINYGIEKMGLPAEKASYYFSLSMVLMMAGRFLGTFLMRFIAPNKLLATFTLGSILMCLIVAQSFGWPSFIALLMLNFFFSIMFPTIFSLGLKGLGERTQQGSSFLVMGVVGGAVFPPIMGLVANHDVAAAYYLPIICYVVIFLFGARFYRVR, encoded by the coding sequence ATGCACTCAGCCGCTACCACCGCCACCGTAGACCATTCTACCCGCGCTGCCTTCACCGAAAAGCGCTACCTCATCACGCTGGCCTTCGTCACGTCGCTGTTTCTGCTCTGGGGCGTGGCCATCACGATGGGCGACGTGCTGAACCGGCACTTCCAGAACGTGCTGCACGTGTCGAAGGCACAATCGGGGCTGGTGCAGTTTTCCATCTTTGGAGCCTATGCCGTGATGGGCATTCCGGCGGGCCTGTTTATGAAGCGGTTTGGCTACAAAAACGGTGTGTTGCTGGGCTTGGCCTTGTATGCCACGGGTGCGTTTTTGTTTGTACCGGCTGCCAACGCTGACTCATTCGCCTTCTTCCGTGGGGCGCTGTTTGTGCTCGCCTGCGGCCTGGCCACGCTCGAAGCGGTGGCGCACCCGTTCGTGGCTGGCCTCGGCGACCCGCGCACCAGCGACCAGCGCATCAACTTTGCGCAGTCATTTAATGGACTGGGGGCCGTGCTGGGGCCGCTCATCGGTGGCTATTTCATCCTGCGTGCCGGCCAGGCTCACTCCAACGACCTCGAATCGGTAAAGCTTCTCTATCAGATCATTGGCAGCGTAATTCTGTTCATCGCCGTGGCCTTTTTCTTTGTGAAGGTGCCGCCCGTGCAGGACGCCCACGCGCCCGTGGTGCCCGGTGCCGAAGCCGGCGGCTACGCCGAAGCACCACCCCTGGCCGACCAGCCCCGCGGCAAAACGCTGTGGCACTATCCGCACTTTGTGTGGGCCGTGGTGGCGCAATTTTTCTGCGTCGCGGCGCAGGGCGGCACCTGGGCATTTTTCATCAACTACGGCATTGAGAAAATGGGGCTACCGGCCGAAAAAGCCTCGTATTATTTTTCGCTCAGCATGGTTTTGATGATGGCCGGCCGCTTCTTGGGCACCTTTCTGATGCGCTTTATCGCGCCGAACAAGCTGCTGGCCACCTTTACGCTGGGCAGCATCCTGATGTGCCTGATTGTGGCGCAAAGCTTTGGCTGGCCGTCGTTTATCGCGCTGCTGATGCTCAATTTCTTCTTCAGCATCATGTTCCCTACCATTTTTAGCTTGGGCCTGAAGGGGCTGGGCGAGCGCACCCAGCAGGGGTCGTCTTTTCTGGTGATGGGCGTAGTGGGCGGCGCGGTATTTCCGCCAATCATGGGCCTGGTCGCCAACCACGACGTGGCCGCGGCCTACTACCTGCCCATCATTTGTTACGTCGTGATTTTTCTGTTTGGGGCTCGCTTCTACCGCGTGCGGTAG
- a CDS encoding DNA/RNA non-specific endonuclease, translating to MILSVLAVSCSHDELVAPSSVLKGAAQSADATASRDSNLALGNPSGAVADPYYYWNYLVVKPQYTMSYHRDRGTPNWVSWHLSSAWLGSTPRQDNFAADNTLPTGWYRVQATSYSGSGFDRGHQCPSADRTGSVADNSATFLMSNMVPQAPRNNQQTWAGLENYCRTLVDAGNELYLICGSYGKGGTGSAGPLSTLDNGHVTVPNRLWKVIVVLPNGTDDASRVTTSTRVIAINTPNDNSLLTTWGSYRTTVDAIEQATGYDLLSAVSASVQSVVEARTDNGPTQ from the coding sequence TTGATCCTGAGTGTTTTAGCGGTGTCTTGCTCGCACGACGAGCTGGTCGCGCCCTCTTCAGTACTGAAAGGGGCGGCCCAAAGTGCCGACGCCACCGCCAGCCGCGACAGCAACTTGGCCCTTGGCAACCCGAGCGGGGCCGTCGCTGATCCTTATTATTATTGGAATTACTTGGTAGTCAAGCCCCAATACACCATGTCGTACCACCGCGACCGGGGCACGCCCAACTGGGTGAGCTGGCACCTGAGCAGCGCCTGGCTGGGCTCAACGCCGCGCCAAGACAACTTCGCGGCTGACAACACGCTGCCTACGGGCTGGTATCGCGTGCAAGCCACCAGCTACTCGGGCTCGGGTTTTGACCGGGGCCACCAGTGCCCCTCGGCCGACCGCACCGGGTCGGTGGCCGACAACTCGGCCACGTTTCTGATGAGCAACATGGTGCCCCAGGCCCCGCGCAACAACCAGCAAACCTGGGCCGGGCTGGAAAACTACTGCCGCACCTTGGTCGACGCGGGCAACGAGCTCTACCTCATCTGCGGTAGCTACGGCAAAGGCGGCACCGGCTCGGCCGGCCCGCTCAGCACCCTCGACAACGGCCACGTGACCGTGCCCAACCGCCTCTGGAAGGTCATTGTCGTATTGCCCAACGGCACCGACGATGCCAGCCGCGTGACCACCAGCACGCGCGTAATCGCCATCAACACCCCCAACGACAACAGCCTGCTCACCACGTGGGGCTCTTACCGCACCACGGTCGATGCCATTGAGCAGGCCACCGGCTACGATCTGCTCTCGGCGGTGTCCGCGTCGGTCCAAAGCGTAGTCGAAGCCCGTACCGATAACGGCCCGACCCAATAG
- a CDS encoding LamG domain-containing protein, which yields MKRQKLYLLILSWLMFGAMAVVSSCSKSDNNTPTVNADKTKLTALIDSVTLGYNAAVEGTKPGTYAAGSKATLKTALDLATATKDDTKATQASVNTAVANLRRAVVTFQSSLIQEVSAANLVAQWKFNGNANDATTNANNGTLKSGTVGTDKAPVDGNTLPVLVADRFGQANQAYEFNNGAYIEVPYKVALNPQAITVSAWCKRIDTNENNYIVSLNRWNGYKFQLQSANKPFFTATTTVGIFDKDAETGVVALNTWTHVATSYVDGTTKFYVNGALVKTWTDTKGAMKAVPELVNLCIGQQLPKDVYNRAPKAGQAADYFAYYGPSYFKGQLDDIRIYNRALTDAEIQSIFTIESTK from the coding sequence ATGAAAAGGCAAAAGCTTTACCTGCTCATCCTGTCTTGGCTGATGTTTGGCGCTATGGCGGTCGTTTCTTCCTGCTCCAAATCGGACAACAACACTCCAACCGTCAACGCCGACAAAACCAAGCTCACAGCGCTAATCGACTCAGTAACATTGGGTTACAACGCCGCCGTAGAAGGCACAAAACCGGGCACCTACGCCGCCGGCTCGAAAGCCACCCTCAAAACCGCGCTGGATCTGGCCACGGCCACCAAAGACGATACCAAGGCCACGCAAGCCAGCGTCAATACGGCCGTGGCCAACTTGCGCCGGGCCGTGGTGACGTTCCAGAGCAGCCTGATTCAGGAAGTTTCGGCGGCTAACTTGGTGGCCCAGTGGAAGTTTAACGGCAATGCCAACGACGCCACCACCAATGCCAACAACGGCACGCTGAAATCGGGCACCGTCGGCACCGACAAGGCGCCCGTCGACGGCAACACGCTGCCGGTGTTGGTGGCCGACCGATTTGGGCAGGCCAACCAGGCGTATGAGTTCAACAACGGCGCCTACATCGAGGTGCCTTATAAAGTGGCCCTCAACCCGCAGGCAATCACTGTCAGCGCGTGGTGCAAGCGCATCGACACCAACGAAAACAACTACATCGTGTCGTTGAATCGCTGGAACGGCTACAAATTCCAGCTGCAAAGCGCCAACAAGCCCTTCTTTACGGCGACTACCACTGTGGGCATCTTCGACAAAGACGCCGAAACGGGCGTGGTGGCGCTCAATACCTGGACGCACGTGGCCACGTCGTACGTTGATGGCACCACCAAGTTTTACGTGAACGGCGCGCTGGTAAAAACCTGGACCGACACCAAAGGCGCCATGAAGGCCGTGCCCGAACTCGTAAACCTGTGCATCGGCCAGCAGCTGCCGAAAGACGTGTACAACCGGGCTCCCAAAGCAGGCCAAGCCGCCGACTACTTCGCCTACTACGGCCCGTCGTATTTCAAAGGCCAGCTCGACGACATCCGCATCTACAACCGCGCCCTCACCGACGCGGAAATCCAGTCGATATTTACCATCGAAAGCACGAAGTAG
- a CDS encoding RagB/SusD family nutrient uptake outer membrane protein: MKTKPFAISLLGALMLTAVGCKDFLDQPVLGQYEAGQFFTSDTNALLAVNSAYVPLSFRDAASNAIWVLGDVASDDAVKGSNPGDQADFENIDNFNIAPINAAVEAQWKRDYDGIFKCNVVIDGLPDANASVSADVKKQAVGQAKFLRAYYYLQLTSLYGDIPLRVKVETPEELQSPAVPQAQIYAQIEADCQAAADALPTTWPASDAGRATKGAALALLAKTYLYEKKWALAAQTAQAVGALGYSLLPVFADNFRAATKNNKEAIFSVQHTSGLSPNQGNNLNQWFAPRPQNGYGFFFPTQKLVDNFERTAAGVVDPRLDYTLGRAGQSFFGVPFDTTWTTTGYVSKKHLQPLTEIPATIKGDGNLNYEAIRYAEVLLIQAEGFNEAGNSAAALAALNQVRKRARESYLFDTTLPNAGKVPTGLLPDITTTDQSQLRDLIRRERRSELALEFQRFFDVIRYGEAYARQALSDRPNFNYAKNKFFPIPQSERDTNKKLGL, from the coding sequence ATGAAAACAAAACCTTTTGCCATCAGCCTATTGGGAGCGTTGATGCTGACGGCGGTCGGCTGCAAGGATTTTCTGGATCAGCCGGTGCTGGGGCAGTACGAAGCCGGGCAGTTCTTTACCTCCGACACGAACGCCCTGCTGGCCGTCAACAGCGCGTACGTGCCGCTTTCGTTTCGCGATGCGGCTTCCAACGCCATTTGGGTGCTGGGCGATGTGGCCTCCGACGACGCCGTGAAAGGCAGCAACCCCGGCGACCAGGCCGATTTTGAAAACATCGACAACTTCAACATCGCCCCCATCAACGCGGCCGTGGAAGCCCAATGGAAACGCGACTACGACGGCATTTTCAAGTGCAACGTGGTCATCGACGGGCTGCCCGACGCCAATGCCAGTGTGAGCGCCGACGTGAAGAAGCAGGCCGTGGGACAAGCTAAGTTTTTGCGCGCGTACTACTACTTGCAGCTCACGTCGCTCTACGGCGATATTCCGCTGCGCGTGAAAGTCGAAACGCCCGAAGAGTTACAAAGCCCGGCGGTGCCGCAAGCCCAGATTTACGCCCAGATCGAGGCCGACTGCCAAGCCGCCGCCGACGCGCTGCCCACCACGTGGCCCGCTTCGGACGCCGGCCGGGCCACGAAGGGCGCGGCGCTGGCTTTGCTGGCCAAAACGTATTTGTATGAGAAAAAATGGGCGTTGGCAGCCCAAACTGCGCAGGCCGTAGGAGCCTTGGGCTACAGTTTGTTACCGGTATTTGCCGATAATTTTCGGGCGGCCACCAAGAACAACAAGGAGGCAATTTTTTCGGTGCAGCACACCAGCGGCCTCAGCCCCAACCAGGGCAATAACCTCAACCAGTGGTTTGCCCCGCGCCCGCAAAACGGCTACGGCTTTTTCTTCCCGACGCAAAAGCTCGTCGACAACTTCGAGCGCACTGCTGCCGGGGTGGTCGATCCGCGGCTCGACTACACGCTGGGGCGGGCGGGGCAGTCGTTTTTCGGCGTTCCGTTTGACACTACCTGGACGACAACCGGTTACGTCTCGAAAAAGCATTTGCAGCCGCTCACCGAAATTCCGGCTACCATCAAAGGCGACGGCAACCTCAACTACGAAGCCATCCGGTACGCCGAAGTGCTTCTGATTCAGGCCGAAGGCTTCAACGAAGCCGGTAACAGCGCGGCGGCGCTCGCGGCCCTGAACCAAGTGCGCAAACGGGCCCGCGAAAGCTATCTCTTCGATACCACGCTGCCGAATGCGGGCAAGGTGCCAACGGGCCTGCTGCCCGACATCACGACCACCGACCAAAGCCAGTTGCGCGACCTTATCCGGAGGGAGCGGCGCTCCGAGCTGGCGCTGGAGTTTCAGCGGTTTTTCGATGTCATCCGCTACGGCGAGGCCTACGCCCGCCAGGCCCTGAGCGACCGGCCCAACTTCAACTACGCCAAAAACAAGTTTTTCCCCATTCCGCAGAGCGAGCGGGATACCAACAAAAAGTTGGGCTTATAG
- a CDS encoding glycoside hydrolase family 130 protein: MSIFNKNPGRTAGSAAALALAVLLAGCNGTDRNQSAATPPKAEWTLLNFTKVDSVNPIMGPSTAGHFLDPILKQQVLWEEKDVFNPAVVVKDGKVYMLYRAENKVGAFGKASRIGLATSPDGIHFTRMTEPVLYPDNDAQKQYEWPGGTEDPRVVESDDHTYYMTYTAYDGDKARLHVASSRDLLHWTKYGNVFAQAAGGKYVSKWSKSGSIVSRYEDDGRIVAAKINGKYWMYWGDAQIWLATSDDLIHWTPIEMADGEKPPVPLRAQALTMPELKIVLPTREGKFDSDLVESGPPAMLTDQGIRLIYNSRNEPSFGDKSLPVGTYSAAQALFDKNDPTKLLQRTDTYFMRPEKPYETTGQVNQVVFLEGLARFKSKWFLYYGTADSKIAVATRPVD, encoded by the coding sequence ATGAGCATTTTCAATAAGAATCCCGGCCGCACTGCCGGAAGTGCTGCCGCCCTGGCGCTGGCCGTGCTGCTGGCGGGCTGCAACGGCACCGACCGCAACCAGTCGGCGGCTACGCCGCCCAAAGCCGAGTGGACGCTGCTCAATTTCACCAAAGTAGATAGCGTCAACCCTATTATGGGGCCCAGCACGGCCGGGCATTTCCTCGATCCCATTCTGAAGCAGCAAGTGCTGTGGGAAGAAAAGGATGTGTTTAACCCCGCCGTGGTGGTGAAAGACGGCAAGGTGTACATGCTCTACCGGGCCGAAAACAAAGTAGGCGCGTTTGGCAAAGCGTCGCGGATCGGGCTGGCTACCAGCCCGGACGGCATTCACTTTACCCGCATGACCGAGCCCGTGCTTTACCCCGACAACGACGCCCAGAAGCAGTATGAGTGGCCCGGTGGCACCGAAGATCCGCGGGTGGTGGAAAGCGACGACCACACCTACTACATGACCTACACGGCCTACGACGGCGACAAGGCGCGCCTGCACGTGGCTTCCTCACGTGACCTGCTGCACTGGACCAAATACGGCAACGTCTTCGCGCAGGCCGCGGGCGGCAAATACGTGAGCAAGTGGAGCAAGTCAGGCTCGATTGTGTCGCGCTACGAAGACGATGGCCGCATTGTGGCCGCCAAAATCAACGGCAAGTATTGGATGTACTGGGGCGATGCCCAGATCTGGCTGGCCACCTCCGACGACCTGATTCACTGGACGCCCATCGAAATGGCCGACGGCGAAAAGCCACCCGTGCCGCTGCGCGCCCAAGCCCTGACCATGCCGGAGCTGAAGATTGTATTGCCAACCCGCGAAGGCAAATTCGACAGCGACCTGGTTGAGTCCGGCCCGCCGGCCATGCTTACCGACCAGGGCATTCGCCTGATTTACAACAGCCGCAACGAGCCCTCTTTTGGCGATAAATCCCTACCCGTGGGCACGTATTCGGCGGCCCAGGCCCTGTTTGACAAAAACGACCCCACCAAATTGCTGCAACGAACAGATACGTATTTCATGCGCCCCGAGAAGCCCTACGAAACGACGGGGCAGGTCAATCAGGTGGTATTTCTGGAAGGCTTGGCACGTTTCAAATCCAAGTGGTTTCTTTACTACGGCACCGCCGACTCCAAAATAGCCGTCGCGACCCGGCCCGTCGATTAA